Proteins encoded by one window of Gemmatimonadota bacterium:
- the dnaK gene encoding molecular chaperone DnaK — MGSKIIGIDLGTTNSVVSVMEGGDPVVIPNAEGGRTTPSVVAFTKDGERLVGQVAKRQAVTNPKQTIFSVKRFMGRRLDEIKDETKRVPYVVEAGPNGLASVEIAGKKYTPPEISAMILQKMKQTAEDYLGHSVDKAVITVPAYFNDAQRQATKDAGKIAGLEVLRIINEPTAAALAYGLEKKKDEKIAVFDLGGGTYDISVLELAEGVFEVKSTNGDTHLGGDDFDERLIDWLVSEFKKDQGIDLSKDPMALQRLKEAAEKAKMELSSTTQTDVNLPFITADASGPKHLNLTLTRAKFEQLVDDLIQRTMPPMEKALKDAGLKPGDIDEIILVGGSTRIPKIQEIVKAFFGKEPNRSVNPDEVVAIGAAIQGGVLGGEVKDVLLLDVTPLSLGIETLGGVTTVLIPRNTTIPTKKSETFSTAEDNQTTVEIHVLQGERQLAQDNRTIGKFQLTGIPPAPRGMPQVEVTFDIDANGILHVSAKDKASGKEQKIRIEASGGLSDADIDKMVKQAEANAKDDQARRDAIETRNQLDGLVYKVEKDSKEWIDRLATDVKERLDQAVEAGKEALRTGDTDKIRTALDALNVAYSAAGASLYQNASSSEAEAPAGGEASADAPPKDDAVDADYEIVDDAPKS; from the coding sequence ATGGGATCAAAGATCATCGGGATTGACCTCGGCACGACCAACTCCGTCGTTTCTGTGATGGAGGGCGGCGATCCGGTCGTAATCCCCAATGCCGAAGGTGGCCGGACCACCCCGTCGGTCGTTGCCTTTACCAAGGACGGCGAGCGACTGGTCGGACAGGTCGCCAAGCGCCAGGCCGTCACCAACCCGAAGCAGACCATTTTCTCGGTCAAGCGTTTCATGGGCCGCCGGCTCGATGAAATCAAGGACGAGACCAAGCGCGTGCCCTACGTCGTCGAGGCTGGCCCGAACGGTCTCGCGTCGGTCGAGATCGCCGGCAAGAAGTACACGCCGCCCGAGATCTCCGCGATGATCCTGCAGAAGATGAAGCAGACCGCCGAAGACTACCTCGGTCACAGCGTCGACAAGGCCGTGATCACGGTGCCGGCGTACTTCAACGACGCCCAGCGCCAAGCCACCAAGGATGCCGGCAAGATCGCCGGCCTCGAGGTGCTGCGCATCATCAACGAGCCCACGGCGGCGGCACTCGCCTATGGCCTCGAGAAGAAGAAGGACGAGAAGATCGCCGTGTTCGACCTCGGCGGCGGCACCTACGACATCTCCGTGCTCGAACTCGCCGAGGGCGTCTTCGAAGTGAAGAGCACCAACGGCGACACGCACCTCGGCGGCGATGACTTCGACGAGCGGCTGATCGACTGGCTGGTGTCGGAGTTCAAGAAGGATCAGGGCATCGACCTCTCCAAGGACCCGATGGCGCTCCAGCGCCTCAAGGAAGCGGCCGAGAAGGCCAAGATGGAGCTGTCGAGCACCACCCAGACCGACGTCAACCTGCCATTCATCACGGCCGACGCCTCGGGTCCCAAGCACCTCAACCTGACGCTGACCCGCGCCAAGTTCGAGCAGCTGGTGGACGACCTGATCCAGCGCACAATGCCGCCGATGGAGAAGGCGCTCAAGGATGCCGGACTCAAGCCGGGCGACATCGACGAAATCATCCTCGTCGGCGGCTCGACGCGTATCCCGAAGATCCAGGAGATCGTGAAGGCGTTCTTCGGCAAGGAGCCGAACCGCTCCGTGAACCCCGACGAAGTCGTGGCGATCGGCGCGGCGATCCAGGGCGGCGTACTCGGCGGCGAAGTGAAAGACGTCCTGCTGCTCGACGTCACCCCACTGTCGCTCGGCATCGAGACGCTCGGTGGCGTAACCACGGTGCTGATTCCGCGGAACACGACCATCCCGACCAAGAAGTCGGAAACCTTCAGCACGGCCGAAGACAACCAGACCACGGTCGAGATTCACGTGCTGCAGGGTGAGCGCCAGCTGGCGCAGGACAACCGGACCATCGGCAAGTTCCAGCTCACCGGAATTCCGCCCGCCCCGCGCGGGATGCCGCAGGTCGAGGTGACCTTCGACATCGACGCGAACGGCATCCTCCACGTCTCGGCCAAGGACAAGGCGAGCGGCAAGGAGCAGAAGATCCGGATCGAGGCGTCGGGTGGCTTGTCGGACGCCGACATCGACAAGATGGTCAAGCAGGCCGAAGCCAACGCCAAGGACGACCAGGCGCGGCGCGACGCGATCGAGACCCGCAACCAGCTCGACGGGCTGGTCTACAAGGTCGAGAAGGACTCGAAGGAGTGGATCGACCGGTTGGCCACCGATGTGAAGGAGCGGCTCGACCAGGCGGTGGAGGCCGGCAAGGAGGCCCTGCGGACCGGCGACACCGACAAGATCCGGACGGCACTTGATGCCCTGAATGTCGCCTACTCGGCGGCGGGAGCTTCGCTGTACCAGAATGCATCGAGTTCCGAGGCAGAGGCACCGGCGGGTGGTGAGGCCAGTGCCGACGCGCCGCCGAAGGATGACGCAGTCGATGCCGACTACGAGATCGTCGACGACGCGCCGAAGTCGTAA
- a CDS encoding carbohydrate-binding family 9-like protein: MIDGRLRDPAWENARWSETFVDIEGVARPAPTWATRFKLAWDDGFLYVAVAMDEPDLWATLTQRDAVIYHDNDIELFVDPDGDGLRYFELELNALNTPWDLFLAKPYRDGGRGDNSWDITGLRSAVGLEGTLNDPRDRDGGWTVEFAIPWQAFSDGGGTKVPPKRGDRWRINFSRVEWDLDVVDGQYRKRPALSSTLHPEHNWVWSPQGEINMHAPERWGVVTFR, encoded by the coding sequence ATGATCGACGGGAGGCTCCGCGACCCGGCCTGGGAGAACGCACGGTGGAGCGAGACATTCGTGGATATCGAGGGAGTCGCCCGCCCGGCACCGACCTGGGCCACCCGATTCAAGCTCGCCTGGGATGATGGCTTCCTCTACGTCGCCGTGGCGATGGACGAGCCCGACCTCTGGGCCACGCTCACCCAGCGTGACGCGGTGATTTACCACGACAACGATATCGAGCTCTTCGTCGATCCCGATGGCGATGGCCTGCGCTATTTCGAACTCGAGCTCAATGCGCTGAATACGCCGTGGGACCTCTTCCTTGCCAAGCCTTATCGCGATGGTGGCCGAGGCGACAATTCCTGGGATATCACCGGATTGCGGTCTGCCGTCGGACTCGAGGGAACGCTGAACGATCCGCGCGATCGCGACGGCGGCTGGACTGTGGAATTCGCGATACCGTGGCAGGCATTCAGCGACGGCGGTGGGACCAAGGTGCCGCCGAAACGGGGCGATCGCTGGCGGATTAATTTTTCGCGAGTGGAGTGGGACCTGGACGTCGTGGATGGCCAGTACCGCAAACGGCCGGCACTCTCGTCCACCCTGCATCCCGAGCACAACTGGGTCTGGTCACCGCAAGGCGAGATCAACATGCACGCACCGGAGCGGTGGGGAGTGGTAACCTTCCGATGA
- a CDS encoding Tat pathway signal protein — MNDLSRRTFLHAAGAGAIGASLLSRVAPSSRAPFSAWTWVHGGGATTPDEWGVRYRRLRDAGLTGVLVNGGDTAVHAAAAHAAGLVLHRWTWALNRSGDARVKAEHPEWFSVSRKGESSLTHPPYVGYYQWLCPSREEVRAYLSQAMGEVAAEPGVDAVHLDYIRHPDVILPRNLWEQYHLVQDHEMPEYDFCYCEVCREKFRKEHGKDPLALKDPSRNREWRQFRYDSVSQLVGILARSVHARGKAISAAVFPTPALARMQVRQAWDKWPLDLVFPMLYHKFHRQDIPWIGRGVAEGIAALPASTPVVAGVHLPDLPPAELVQAIEVARNAGASGVAMYDLGGLSDAHLAAVRSVMG; from the coding sequence ATGAACGACCTCTCTCGCAGAACTTTTCTCCACGCGGCAGGCGCCGGGGCGATTGGCGCCTCGCTGCTGTCCCGGGTCGCGCCAAGTTCCCGCGCACCGTTCTCGGCGTGGACCTGGGTTCATGGCGGAGGGGCAACCACCCCCGACGAGTGGGGTGTCCGCTATCGGCGGCTCCGTGATGCCGGCCTCACCGGCGTGCTGGTGAATGGCGGTGACACCGCCGTGCACGCGGCAGCGGCACACGCGGCCGGGCTGGTGCTGCATCGCTGGACCTGGGCACTCAATCGCAGCGGTGACGCGCGGGTGAAGGCGGAACACCCCGAGTGGTTCTCGGTGAGTCGCAAGGGTGAAAGTTCGCTGACGCACCCACCCTACGTGGGCTACTACCAGTGGCTCTGCCCGTCGCGCGAAGAGGTGCGCGCCTATCTCAGTCAGGCGATGGGAGAGGTTGCGGCAGAACCTGGTGTCGACGCGGTGCACCTCGATTACATCCGCCATCCCGACGTGATCCTGCCGCGCAATCTGTGGGAGCAATACCACCTCGTGCAGGATCACGAGATGCCGGAATACGATTTCTGCTATTGCGAGGTCTGTCGCGAGAAATTCCGCAAGGAGCACGGGAAGGATCCGCTCGCCCTCAAGGACCCGAGTCGGAATCGCGAGTGGCGCCAGTTCCGCTACGACTCGGTGAGTCAGCTGGTAGGCATTCTCGCACGCTCGGTTCACGCCCGGGGCAAGGCGATTTCAGCGGCGGTCTTTCCGACCCCGGCACTCGCTCGCATGCAGGTCCGGCAGGCGTGGGACAAATGGCCGCTCGACCTCGTCTTTCCCATGCTCTATCACAAGTTCCATCGTCAGGACATTCCCTGGATCGGCCGCGGGGTCGCGGAAGGAATCGCGGCACTCCCGGCGTCGACACCGGTGGTCGCCGGAGTGCATCTCCCCGATCTGCCACCGGCCGAGCTGGTGCAGGCGATCGAGGTGGCGCGGAATGCGGGTGCGTCGGGAGTGGCGATGTATGACTTGGGAGGTTTGAGCGATGCCCATCTGGCGGCCGTGAGAAGCGTGATGGGGTGA
- a CDS encoding PEP-CTERM sorting domain-containing protein, which produces MSGSTCDNSYNFVDGFRFATAEEWANRPAASAFLDPAGNFLSDGGQMRCAAFWFVTGFQNCDYGDAIAGYFGSGSDYYVVDDPNRETWLVRGEGTPGDVVPEPATMSLLATGLAGLALKRRRKTL; this is translated from the coding sequence ATGTCGGGTAGTACCTGCGACAACAGCTACAACTTCGTCGACGGCTTCCGCTTCGCCACGGCAGAAGAGTGGGCGAATCGTCCCGCCGCCAGCGCATTCCTCGATCCGGCGGGAAACTTCCTCAGCGATGGTGGCCAGATGCGCTGCGCGGCGTTCTGGTTTGTTACGGGGTTCCAGAACTGCGACTACGGTGATGCCATCGCAGGGTATTTCGGTTCCGGCTCAGATTACTACGTCGTCGATGACCCCAACCGGGAAACGTGGCTGGTTCGCGGCGAAGGCACCCCGGGTGATGTGGTGCCCGAACCGGCGACGATGTCGTTGCTCGCCACTGGCTTGGCTGGGCTTGCACTCAAGCGGCGTCGCAAGACTCTCTAG